The following are encoded together in the Methanobrevibacter sp. genome:
- the hcp gene encoding hydroxylamine reductase has protein sequence MADEGLDMFCYQCSQTAKGTGCTVSGVCGKKPTVARLQDNLIFTMKGISAYNYNANVLGKNDPEIDAFLTKGLYTTLTNVNFDVQDLVALALEAGEKSVAVMRLLKDAHIEAYGEPQPVEVKVGAQEGPAIIVTGHDLKALEELLKQVEGTDIKVYTHSEMLPAHGYPGLNKYENLVGQLGGAWHDQRTIFKKYNAAIVATSNCVLPALDAYKERMFTMDVAKLEGVKTVDDYDFSEVIECAKSLGGLEAEELTTITTGWSAGAIVEHADTIKRLVEEGKIRRFFVVGGCDKAAKHNDYYREFVKNLPQDTVILTLACGKYKFNDLDLGDIEGIPRLLDVGQCNDTIVAVDVALALSELFDLPLNDLPLTIVLSWMEQKAAAVLWALLYLGKTDMWLGPVLPAWCNDDIINVLVENYNLTPTSGNALVDIKRIMGE, from the coding sequence ATGGCAGACGAAGGCTTAGATATGTTTTGTTATCAATGTTCCCAAACCGCTAAAGGTACTGGATGTACTGTAAGTGGAGTTTGTGGTAAAAAACCGACCGTAGCAAGATTACAAGATAATTTAATCTTTACTATGAAAGGAATCAGTGCATACAACTATAATGCAAATGTTTTAGGAAAAAATGATCCTGAAATCGATGCATTCTTAACAAAAGGATTATACACTACTTTAACCAATGTGAACTTCGATGTACAAGATTTAGTGGCACTTGCATTAGAAGCAGGTGAAAAAAGCGTAGCAGTAATGAGATTACTTAAAGACGCACACATTGAAGCTTACGGAGAACCGCAACCTGTTGAAGTAAAAGTTGGAGCACAAGAAGGACCAGCTATTATCGTAACTGGTCACGACTTAAAAGCATTAGAAGAATTGTTAAAACAAGTGGAAGGAACTGACATTAAAGTTTACACTCACTCTGAAATGTTACCGGCACACGGTTATCCTGGATTAAACAAATATGAAAACTTAGTAGGACAATTAGGTGGAGCATGGCACGATCAAAGAACAATCTTTAAAAAATACAATGCAGCAATTGTTGCAACCAGTAATTGTGTATTGCCTGCATTAGATGCATACAAAGAAAGAATGTTCACAATGGATGTTGCTAAACTTGAAGGTGTAAAAACAGTGGATGATTATGACTTCTCCGAAGTAATCGAATGCGCAAAATCCTTAGGAGGATTAGAAGCAGAAGAATTAACTACAATCACAACCGGTTGGAGTGCAGGAGCAATCGTAGAACACGCTGATACCATCAAAAGATTAGTTGAAGAAGGAAAAATCAGAAGATTCTTCGTAGTAGGTGGATGTGACAAAGCAGCAAAACACAATGACTACTACAGAGAATTCGTTAAAAACTTACCACAGGACACAGTTATCCTAACCTTAGCATGTGGTAAATACAAATTCAACGACTTGGACTTAGGTGATATTGAAGGAATCCCTAGATTACTCGATGTAGGTCAATGTAACGACACAATTGTTGCAGTGGATGTGGCATTAGCATTATCCGAATTATTCGACTTACCATTAAATGACTTACCATTAACAATTGTTCTCTCCTGGATGGAACAAAAAGCAGCAGCAGTACTCTGGGCATTACTCTACCTTGGAAAAACCGACATGTGGCTCGGACCGGTGCTTCCTGCATGGTGTAACGATGATATCATAAATGTGTTAGTTGAAAACTACAATTTAACCCCTACTTCTGGCAATGCTTTAGTCGACATTAAAAGAATTATGGGAGAATAA
- a CDS encoding TrmB family transcriptional regulator, which translates to MDENIETLKGIGLTMYEAQAYITLTSLISSNAAEIAENADIPRSKIYDVLKKLVKKNFIDVEDGRPLTYNVKSPVEVLSREKERLNTEIDDTITRLTYIYENGMSQVQAPIWRIYGVEKIIAQELEIIKRAKSSINMRIGFLFENEGEALVKALKNRSDLRINILASPICYINDEKFNIIELFKENDINIQKADIPFVKLIISDSKEMMHTYTKFSEDKRNVIPETAIGIWNKYEDIAKNYDDRFMNQLKKLKKKNKKN; encoded by the coding sequence ATGGATGAAAATATTGAAACCTTAAAAGGAATCGGACTGACAATGTATGAGGCACAGGCATATATAACATTAACTTCATTAATATCATCCAATGCAGCTGAAATTGCTGAAAATGCAGATATTCCCCGAAGTAAAATATACGATGTGCTTAAAAAACTAGTTAAAAAGAATTTCATAGATGTTGAAGATGGAAGACCACTAACATACAATGTTAAGTCTCCTGTTGAAGTACTATCACGTGAAAAAGAAAGACTGAACACTGAAATCGACGATACAATAACCAGATTAACATACATTTATGAAAACGGTATGAGTCAAGTACAGGCACCGATATGGAGAATATATGGTGTTGAAAAGATTATCGCACAAGAGCTGGAAATCATCAAAAGAGCAAAATCATCAATCAATATGAGAATCGGATTTTTATTTGAAAATGAAGGGGAAGCACTTGTCAAGGCATTAAAAAACAGATCAGATTTAAGAATCAACATTCTTGCTTCACCAATATGCTATATTAATGATGAAAAGTTCAATATCATAGAACTATTTAAAGAAAATGACATCAACATACAAAAAGCAGACATTCCATTTGTAAAATTGATTATTTCAGATTCCAAAGAAATGATGCATACATACACCAAATTTTCAGAAGATAAACGAAATGTAATCCCTGAAACGGCTATCGGAATATGGAACAAATATGAAGATATTGCTAAAAACTATGATGATCGGTTTATGAATCAGCTGAAAAAATTGAAAAAGAAAAATAAAAAAAATTAA
- a CDS encoding Ig-like domain repeat protein: MKNKIFLSFIIILTLFLAISIVSASENTTDCISLNENSTVEVLQDNGSVSDNQSVSEISAPDKTSYVDYNDEFTVTLTSNGTALPNKQVSISLNNVNYNKTTDSNGKASINFKLKTGTYTINYSFAGDENYTSSNGTSTLTVKPDLITSLDVVDKYINYCEGIKSIFQIKLVDIYGNPISGKTVIVKAGGKTLTAKTNAKGIATFYLSLKKGTYDVQYYFNNDGKYVGSSGTFRIVVKNKLTVGNGYWVNKWSIKKVNLKKLSKLGTKHIFLLHTVFDKYGKNYVLKWIKKAHKYGMKVHIWMSVFYKNGKFIHPVSKKGVYNYNYINKMIKKAKYYASFSEVDGIHFDYVRFGGNAYKYKNAVNAVNYFIKQACISVRSVHPNIIVSAAVMPEPTSMKYYYAQDVPTMSKYLDVVIPMMYKGNYHASSKWIKKTTKKFVKQSKGAKIWVGLQTYKSDSNIKKLSYKALFKDAKAAKSGGAKGVVLFRWGLTKYLNFKKLKIKN, from the coding sequence ATGAAAAATAAAATTTTTTTAAGTTTTATTATAATTTTAACTTTATTTTTAGCTATTTCAATTGTATCGGCTAGTGAAAACACAACAGATTGCATTAGCTTGAATGAAAATTCTACTGTTGAAGTTTTACAGGATAATGGAAGCGTTTCAGATAATCAGTCTGTGAGTGAAATTTCAGCTCCAGATAAAACAAGTTATGTTGATTATAATGATGAATTTACAGTCACATTAACTTCTAATGGAACTGCATTGCCAAACAAGCAAGTTTCAATTTCTTTAAATAATGTTAATTATAATAAGACTACAGATTCGAATGGTAAAGCAAGCATTAACTTCAAATTAAAAACTGGAACATACACAATTAATTACTCATTTGCAGGAGATGAAAATTATACTTCATCAAATGGAACTTCCACTCTTACAGTTAAGCCTGATTTGATCACTTCATTGGATGTTGTGGATAAATACATAAATTACTGTGAGGGTATTAAATCAATATTCCAAATTAAATTGGTTGATATTTATGGAAATCCTATTTCCGGTAAAACAGTTATTGTTAAAGCAGGTGGAAAAACTCTCACTGCAAAAACAAATGCTAAAGGTATTGCAACATTTTACCTGTCCCTTAAAAAAGGAACTTATGATGTTCAATATTATTTTAATAATGATGGAAAATATGTTGGATCATCAGGAACTTTCAGGATTGTTGTAAAAAACAAGTTAACTGTTGGAAATGGATATTGGGTTAATAAATGGAGTATAAAGAAGGTAAATCTTAAAAAACTTTCCAAACTCGGAACCAAACATATATTTTTACTTCATACAGTTTTTGATAAATACGGTAAGAATTATGTTTTAAAATGGATTAAAAAAGCCCATAAATATGGTATGAAAGTTCATATTTGGATGTCTGTATTTTATAAAAACGGAAAATTCATCCATCCTGTAAGTAAAAAGGGTGTTTATAATTATAACTACATCAACAAAATGATTAAAAAAGCCAAATACTATGCAAGCTTTAGTGAAGTTGACGGAATACACTTTGATTATGTGCGATTTGGTGGAAATGCATATAAATATAAAAATGCAGTTAATGCAGTTAACTATTTCATTAAACAGGCCTGTATTTCTGTTCGCAGTGTGCATCCGAATATTATCGTGTCTGCAGCTGTAATGCCGGAGCCTACATCAATGAAATATTATTATGCACAGGATGTTCCAACAATGTCCAAATATCTTGATGTCGTAATTCCTATGATGTATAAAGGAAATTACCATGCTAGTTCCAAGTGGATTAAAAAGACAACCAAAAAATTCGTTAAGCAATCCAAGGGAGCTAAAATTTGGGTAGGATTGCAAACTTATAAATCCGATTCCAATATTAAGAAATTATCCTATAAAGCACTATTTAAAGATGCAAAAGCCGCTAAAAGTGGCGGAGCAAAAGGAGTAGTGTTATTCAGATGGGGATTAACCAAATATTTGAACTTTAAAAAATTAAAAATTAAAAATTAA
- a CDS encoding ADP-ribosylglycohydrolase family protein, producing the protein MKGIIGAIAGDIIGSVYERYAIKTKKFELFAPMSTFTDDTVLTLAVANWLLEDKTSKGILSKNLRKFASTYPDAGYGRSFNYWIYNDSADSYGSWSNGSAMRVSPCAWVADSLEESQNLSKMSAIVTHSHPEGIKGAQATSDAIFLARIGSTKEEIKNHIESTYEYDLSRSLDEIRPDYDFELACAKSVPESIICFLEANDYEDAIRNAISLGGDADTQAAIAGSIASAYWEIPQEIYDKAISYLDENLISVLNNFNDKFM; encoded by the coding sequence ATGAAAGGAATAATTGGTGCAATTGCAGGAGATATTATTGGTTCGGTATATGAACGTTATGCAATAAAAACAAAAAAATTTGAATTATTCGCTCCAATGTCAACTTTTACCGACGATACGGTATTAACACTTGCAGTTGCTAATTGGTTGTTGGAGGATAAAACTTCTAAAGGAATTTTATCAAAAAATTTGAGGAAATTTGCAAGTACTTATCCTGATGCAGGTTATGGCAGAAGTTTTAACTATTGGATATATAATGATAGTGCCGATTCATATGGCAGTTGGTCAAATGGATCTGCAATGAGAGTTTCTCCTTGTGCATGGGTTGCTGATTCTCTTGAAGAATCGCAGAATCTATCAAAAATGTCTGCAATTGTAACTCATAGTCATCCAGAAGGTATTAAAGGGGCTCAGGCAACATCAGATGCAATTTTTCTTGCAAGAATAGGTTCAACTAAAGAAGAAATCAAAAATCATATAGAATCAACATATGAATATGATTTGTCACGTTCTTTAGATGAAATCAGGCCGGATTATGACTTTGAACTGGCTTGTGCCAAAAGTGTTCCGGAATCCATAATTTGTTTTTTGGAAGCCAATGATTATGAGGATGCAATAAGAAATGCCATTTCTCTTGGAGGTGATGCTGACACTCAAGCAGCAATTGCCGGAAGTATTGCTTCTGCTTATTGGGAAATCCCTCAGGAGATTTATGATAAAGCTATTTCATATTTGGATGAAAATCTAATAAGTGTGCTGAACAATTTTAATGATAAATTCATGTAA
- the idsA gene encoding short chain isoprenyl diphosphate synthase IdsA — MSDVKEVLGNYSTDITNTIEEELATITPENLAEASVYLTRAGGKMLRPALTLITAEAVGGNKESALKAGAAIELIHTFSLIHDDIMDQDDMRRGMPSVHKVWGDDVAILAGDTLFSKAFEIIIGSEGTSSDQNNKALATVADACVKICEGQASDMGFEERFDVTEDEYMEMIFKKTGALIAAATKAGAIMGGADDEVIDAMYEYGRLIGLAFQIQDDYLDLAADEETLGKPIGSDIGKGKMTIIAIKGLASDDSDRLLEILKAENNSQDEIDEAIEILTNCGAIEYARNLAQESVVKAKEVLEILDDSSSKQVLADIADFVLERSA; from the coding sequence ATGAGTGATGTAAAAGAAGTACTAGGTAATTATTCAACAGATATTACAAATACTATAGAAGAAGAATTAGCAACAATTACTCCAGAAAATCTTGCAGAAGCATCAGTATACTTAACAAGAGCTGGAGGAAAAATGCTCAGGCCTGCTTTAACATTAATAACTGCAGAAGCTGTTGGCGGCAATAAAGAATCTGCTCTTAAGGCAGGAGCTGCAATTGAATTAATCCACACATTTTCATTAATCCATGATGATATTATGGATCAGGATGATATGAGAAGAGGAATGCCATCAGTTCATAAAGTATGGGGTGATGATGTAGCTATTCTTGCTGGAGACACTTTATTTTCAAAAGCATTTGAAATAATCATTGGCTCTGAAGGAACCAGTTCTGACCAAAACAACAAGGCATTGGCTACTGTTGCTGATGCATGTGTAAAAATCTGTGAAGGTCAGGCATCAGATATGGGTTTTGAGGAAAGGTTCGATGTTACAGAAGATGAATACATGGAAATGATTTTCAAAAAAACCGGTGCATTAATAGCTGCCGCTACTAAAGCTGGTGCTATTATGGGCGGAGCAGATGATGAAGTAATCGATGCAATGTATGAATACGGTCGTTTAATAGGTCTTGCTTTCCAGATTCAGGATGATTATCTTGATCTTGCAGCTGATGAGGAAACTTTAGGTAAACCTATCGGTTCCGATATTGGTAAAGGTAAAATGACAATCATTGCTATTAAAGGTTTGGCTAGTGATGACTCTGACAGATTGCTTGAAATCTTAAAAGCTGAAAATAATTCTCAAGATGAGATAGATGAAGCAATTGAAATTTTAACAAATTGTGGTGCTATTGAATATGCTCGCAATTTGGCACAAGAATCTGTTGTGAAAGCTAAAGAAGTACTTGAAATATTGGATGATTCTTCATCTAAACAGGTACTTGCAGACATTGCAGATTTCGTACTTGAGAGAAGTGCATAA
- a CDS encoding RNase J family beta-CASP ribonuclease produces the protein MSVEVIAIGGYQEVGKNMTAIRIGDDVVIFDMGIHLDRISMHEDTDIDRMHSLDLIERGVIPDDTLMKDVDGKVKGIVFSHGHLDHIGAVAKLAHRYDAPLIGTPYTAALIEKQIKGERKFKVSNPIKVLNPGSKVKLSKDITLEFVQSTHSIPQAVFPVLHTPEGVIVYALDFKFDNHQKVSPPPDYKRLKELGRKGVLALIVETTNAKNYDEVKTHSERIARNILEDVMRGPLHEKTGMIVTTFSSHVERVQAIADIAKKSHREIFFLGRSMERFCGIAQKLGILKLPKNASIYGSPKAVNKALMKADEDRANYLLVTTGHQGEPDALLPRIASGRTPFNIKKGDNVIISAPIIPNPTNAANRHIMERRLKLKGARIYPNAHVSGHAGREDHREFLRMLKPQHIIPAHGDLSMLAAYAELAEEEGYRIGYDIHILRNAQAQVFKS, from the coding sequence ATGAGCGTTGAAGTAATCGCTATAGGAGGATATCAGGAAGTTGGGAAAAACATGACTGCTATTCGTATAGGTGATGATGTTGTTATTTTTGATATGGGAATTCACTTAGACAGAATTAGTATGCACGAGGACACTGATATCGACAGAATGCATAGTTTGGATTTAATTGAAAGAGGAGTTATTCCGGATGACACTTTAATGAAAGATGTAGATGGTAAGGTTAAAGGAATAGTTTTCTCTCACGGTCACTTGGACCACATTGGTGCAGTTGCAAAATTGGCTCATAGATATGATGCACCATTAATAGGAACACCATATACTGCTGCGTTAATAGAAAAACAGATTAAAGGGGAACGTAAATTTAAAGTATCAAATCCAATAAAGGTTTTAAACCCTGGAAGTAAGGTAAAACTTTCAAAAGACATTACATTGGAATTTGTACAGTCAACACACAGTATTCCACAAGCAGTATTTCCTGTATTACATACTCCTGAAGGAGTAATTGTTTATGCACTTGATTTTAAATTTGATAATCATCAAAAAGTATCTCCACCGCCTGATTATAAAAGATTAAAAGAATTAGGTAGGAAAGGAGTGCTTGCTTTAATTGTAGAAACCACTAATGCAAAAAATTATGATGAAGTAAAAACTCATTCTGAAAGAATTGCAAGAAATATCTTGGAAGATGTAATGAGAGGACCATTGCATGAAAAGACCGGTATGATTGTTACTACATTTTCATCTCATGTAGAGCGTGTACAGGCAATTGCAGACATTGCTAAAAAAAGTCATAGGGAAATATTTTTCCTGGGTCGTTCAATGGAGAGGTTCTGTGGTATTGCACAAAAATTGGGAATTTTAAAATTGCCTAAAAATGCAAGTATTTATGGATCTCCAAAAGCAGTTAACAAGGCTTTAATGAAAGCCGATGAAGACCGTGCGAATTATTTGCTTGTTACAACTGGTCACCAGGGTGAACCTGATGCTTTGCTTCCAAGAATTGCTAGTGGCAGAACTCCATTCAACATTAAGAAAGGAGATAATGTTATTATTTCAGCACCAATTATTCCAAATCCTACAAATGCTGCAAACAGGCACATTATGGAAAGAAGATTAAAATTAAAGGGTGCTAGAATTTATCCTAATGCTCACGTTTCCGGACACGCTGGAAGAGAAGACCACAGGGAATTCTTACGTATGTTAAAACCACAACATATTATACCGGCACACGGGGATTTATCAATGCTTGCAGCTTATGCAGAACTTGCTGAAGAAGAAGGATACAGAATCGGTTATGATATCCATATTTTAAGAAATGCTCAAGCACAAGTTTTTAAAAGTTAA